In Pseudomonas sp. MM213, a genomic segment contains:
- the qhpG gene encoding flavin-dependent monooxygenase QhpG, which yields MILILGAGPAGAAVALGLRRLGYPVTLVSEWRRFAALEGVSLRVLEALRGAGLHQALADAALPSQRQVSWNGQQHAQNIEFLLDRPSFDRGLREDLRLAGVELIEGRVLSVQTSAEGHRVEIEGLEALVADFLVEARGRQAPALGKGLRGPETVSLLNRWQGAPGNTASAVESLADGWAWMARRADGQCYWQWTVDVASAELPGKAQLLDYCRGQRQGSSLAREFFGVEHEVDLQLHARSSTAILSPQVCGENWIRVGDAAMAVDPLSGNGIFQSLSSALQAPTVINTLLRKPERAALAQRFHQQRVEQLFLRFARIGRDFYADEQRWLDQPFWQARRQWPDAEVAHAEADFAALRIERAPVLKDGFVDEAEVVITADQPLGIWHVQGVELAPLVRRLRTEPAGQALAGLTVEQGRMVRSWLLGQGFKP from the coding sequence ATGATCCTGATTCTGGGCGCGGGGCCAGCGGGGGCGGCGGTTGCCTTGGGCTTGCGGCGGCTCGGTTACCCCGTGACGCTGGTCAGCGAGTGGCGCCGGTTCGCTGCGCTGGAAGGCGTTTCGCTGCGGGTGCTGGAGGCCTTGCGCGGTGCCGGTCTGCATCAGGCGCTGGCGGATGCGGCGTTGCCGTCGCAGCGGCAGGTGTCGTGGAACGGTCAGCAGCATGCGCAAAACATCGAATTCCTGCTGGACCGCCCGAGCTTTGATCGAGGACTGCGTGAGGACCTGCGCCTGGCGGGCGTTGAGCTGATTGAAGGTCGGGTGCTGAGCGTTCAGACCTCGGCGGAGGGGCATCGGGTCGAGATCGAAGGGCTCGAAGCGTTGGTTGCCGATTTTCTGGTGGAGGCGCGCGGACGCCAGGCACCGGCACTCGGCAAGGGGCTGCGCGGGCCGGAGACGGTCAGCCTGCTCAATCGCTGGCAAGGCGCACCCGGCAACACCGCCAGTGCCGTGGAAAGCCTTGCGGACGGCTGGGCGTGGATGGCGCGGCGGGCGGACGGTCAGTGTTATTGGCAATGGACGGTGGACGTCGCCAGCGCCGAGCTGCCGGGCAAGGCGCAGTTGCTCGATTACTGTCGCGGGCAGCGCCAGGGTTCCTCGTTGGCGCGTGAGTTTTTTGGTGTCGAACATGAGGTCGATCTACAGCTGCACGCCCGCAGCAGCACCGCGATTCTGAGCCCGCAGGTGTGCGGCGAAAACTGGATTCGGGTCGGCGATGCGGCGATGGCGGTGGACCCGCTGTCGGGCAATGGCATCTTTCAGTCCTTGTCCTCGGCGTTGCAGGCGCCGACGGTGATCAACACGTTGTTGCGAAAACCTGAGCGGGCGGCGTTGGCCCAGCGCTTTCATCAGCAGCGGGTAGAGCAGTTGTTTTTGCGTTTTGCGCGGATCGGGCGGGATTTTTATGCCGATGAGCAGCGTTGGCTGGATCAACCATTCTGGCAGGCGCGGCGGCAGTGGCCGGATGCCGAGGTGGCGCATGCCGAGGCGGATTTTGCCGCGCTGCGGATCGAACGGGCGCCGGTGTTGAAGGATGGGTTTGTGGATGAGGCCGAAGTGGTGATCACAGCGGATCAGCCGTTGGGGATCTGGCATGTGCAGGGGGTTGAGTTGGCGCCTCTTGTGCGCAGGTTGCGGACCGAACCGGCCGGGCAGGCGTTGGCGGGGTTGACGGTGGAGCAGGGGAGGATGGTCAGGAGTTGGTTGTTGGGGCAGGGGTTCAAGCCCTGA
- the qhpE gene encoding subtilisin-like serine protease QhpE: MKSELRIGVVDSGHSAAQRVQVIAGRRFSLLADGLAESDLRDDPLGHGSAVIEAISHRAPSAVFCVAQVFDQRGVTSALQIATAIDWLVAQDVRLINLSLGLRQDRSLLREACAAAVAQGILLCASSPAQGEGVFPANYPQVLRVTGDARCAEQEWSWLNSAQADFAACVHGTYPGQSGASLGCAALSGHIAGFLVSQPEASNEQIIDWLRKNARYRGPERRFGA, from the coding sequence ATGAAGTCTGAACTGCGAATCGGTGTAGTGGACAGCGGCCATTCGGCGGCGCAGCGGGTGCAGGTGATCGCCGGACGACGGTTCTCGTTGCTGGCGGACGGCCTGGCCGAAAGTGACTTGCGCGACGACCCGCTCGGCCACGGCAGCGCGGTGATCGAAGCCATCAGTCATCGGGCTCCTTCGGCGGTGTTCTGCGTGGCACAGGTGTTTGACCAGCGTGGTGTCACCAGCGCCTTGCAGATCGCCACGGCGATTGATTGGCTGGTGGCGCAGGACGTACGGCTGATCAATCTGAGCCTCGGTTTGCGCCAGGACCGCAGTCTATTGCGCGAAGCCTGCGCGGCAGCAGTAGCGCAAGGCATTTTGCTGTGTGCATCGAGCCCGGCGCAGGGCGAGGGCGTGTTCCCGGCGAATTATCCACAGGTGCTGCGGGTGACCGGCGATGCACGTTGCGCCGAACAGGAATGGTCATGGCTCAACAGCGCTCAGGCGGATTTCGCGGCGTGCGTGCACGGGACGTATCCGGGGCAGTCCGGTGCCAGTCTGGGCTGCGCGGCGTTGAGCGGGCACATTGCCGGGTTCCTGGTTTCACAGCCCGAGGCGAGCAACGAACAGATCATCGACTGGCTGCGCAAGAATGCCCGTTATCGCGGTCCTGAACGGCGCTTCGGAGCATGA
- a CDS encoding ABC transporter ATP-binding protein, with translation MQRLIVRLIDSQNPEALQAALRWLYSFVRPHRLAIVGLLGLSVCASSLVLVQPWLTKLLIDDGLLARNFPMLVLIAGLMIVAGLLGTALSGINRYLHTRLSGRILFSLRDDLYRHLQTLSPSFYGQRRIGDLMSRLDGDVAEIQRFAVDSLFSAVSSVIGLVVAVAMLLTLSWKLSLLALVLIPLDVLWLRWMRRKVERDVRQLRERSADMSSFMVETLPVMKFIQSAGQQQRESRRLEALGQGYMSQLLRLQVTEFFTQAVPGTLTSLSRACAFLIGGYWVVQGTWQLGALIAFSTYLGMAVGPVQSLLGLYVAIQRMTVSLGRVMELRGEEPTVLSPAEPRPMPTSGELRFDDVHFSHPGRPSTLRGIEARIPYGLKVALSGGSGVGKSTLIDLLQRHHDPQSGRVLLGEVDLRELDLFQLRRRIAVVSQDIVLFRGSLADNLAYAVPDASREAIADVARLAQLDSLIASLPEGLDSPLGERGQQLSGGQKQRIAIARALLQDPLILVLDEATSAVDEATEREVIEAIDRLFAGRTRILISHRPSTLADADLRFELLDGVLTSKTVQHEV, from the coding sequence ATGCAGCGCCTGATCGTTCGGCTGATCGACAGCCAGAACCCCGAAGCCCTGCAAGCGGCGTTGCGCTGGCTCTACAGCTTTGTGCGCCCGCATCGTCTGGCGATTGTCGGACTGCTCGGTCTGTCGGTCTGCGCCTCGTCGCTGGTGCTGGTGCAACCCTGGCTGACCAAGCTGCTGATCGACGATGGCTTGCTGGCGCGCAACTTCCCCATGCTGGTGTTGATCGCCGGGTTGATGATCGTCGCCGGGCTGCTCGGCACGGCGCTCTCGGGGATCAATCGTTACCTGCACACGCGGCTGTCCGGGCGGATTCTGTTCTCGCTGCGCGACGACCTTTATCGGCATTTGCAAACCCTGTCGCCGAGCTTCTATGGGCAGCGGCGCATCGGCGACCTGATGTCGCGCCTCGATGGCGATGTTGCGGAGATCCAGCGCTTCGCCGTGGATTCGCTGTTCTCGGCAGTGTCGAGCGTGATCGGCCTGGTGGTCGCCGTGGCGATGTTGCTGACGTTGTCGTGGAAGTTGTCGCTGCTGGCGCTGGTGCTGATTCCCCTCGATGTGCTCTGGCTGCGCTGGATGCGGCGCAAGGTCGAGCGCGATGTGCGCCAATTGCGCGAGCGATCGGCGGACATGTCGTCGTTCATGGTCGAGACCCTGCCGGTGATGAAATTCATTCAGTCGGCCGGTCAGCAGCAACGTGAGTCGCGGCGTCTGGAGGCGTTGGGGCAGGGCTACATGAGTCAATTGCTGCGTCTGCAAGTCACCGAATTTTTCACCCAGGCGGTGCCGGGCACGCTGACCTCGCTGTCCCGTGCCTGTGCGTTTTTGATTGGCGGTTATTGGGTGGTGCAAGGGACGTGGCAACTGGGCGCGTTGATTGCGTTTTCCACGTACCTGGGGATGGCGGTCGGGCCGGTTCAAAGTCTGCTTGGGCTCTACGTGGCGATTCAGCGGATGACGGTCAGTCTGGGGCGCGTCATGGAGTTGCGCGGTGAAGAACCGACCGTGCTGAGCCCCGCTGAACCTCGGCCAATGCCAACTTCCGGCGAACTGCGTTTCGACGACGTGCACTTCAGCCATCCCGGTCGGCCGAGCACCTTGCGCGGCATCGAAGCGCGGATTCCCTACGGTTTGAAAGTCGCCCTGAGTGGCGGCTCTGGCGTCGGCAAATCGACGCTGATCGATTTGCTGCAACGGCATCACGATCCACAGTCCGGGCGGGTGCTGCTCGGCGAAGTCGACCTGCGGGAACTGGACCTGTTCCAGTTGCGCCGACGGATTGCCGTGGTCAGTCAGGACATCGTGCTGTTTCGCGGCAGCCTCGCCGATAACCTGGCCTACGCGGTGCCCGACGCCAGCCGCGAAGCAATCGCCGACGTGGCGCGGCTGGCGCAACTCGACAGCCTGATCGCCTCATTGCCCGAAGGCCTCGACAGTCCGTTGGGCGAACGCGGGCAGCAGTTGTCCGGCGGGCAGAAACAGCGCATCGCCATCGCCCGGGCACTGTTGCAGGACCCGCTTATTCTGGTGCTCGACGAAGCCACTTCGGCGGTGGATGAAGCCACCGAGCGCGAAGTGATCGAGGCCATCGACCGACTGTTTGCCGGACGCACGCGCATCCTCATCAGTCATCGCCCCTCAACCCTGGCCGATGCCGACCTGCGCTTTGAATTGCTCGACGGCGTGCTCACGTCGAAAACGGTGCAGCATGAAGTCTGA
- a CDS encoding sigma-54-dependent Fis family transcriptional regulator — protein sequence MTLIKTTSPKLHREARLAREKLHLEGEVPDGVLRAEIDASWRRSLSHGVHFNSKHELALESSASLDVLLANNRLLIDAALPAIDYLADRQGKEGLIILANSDATILAVEGRADRLKGSGLQDITLGACWSEAARGTNALGTALVEARPTMIDCGEHYLDRLTDFSCTSVPIYCPQGDILGVLDLTREGPLGRVHDSTALLAMAVSQIESRVFNASFPDQIVLAFHSRRQYLESPWQGLLAVSLGGQILAVSAQACQLLHAERSALVGRRCEEFLGVDGLQLLSRLHQGGVGSLQTAKGEFFYKTLRAPQRSINVSTPPRSPAKTAKPQPDLDALAGSNVRYARALRMARQGLANELPVLLLGETGTGKEMIARALHMAGSRCDKPFVAVNCAAIPEGLIESELFGYREGAFTGSRRGGMVGRLQQAHGGTLFLDEIGDMPLALQARLLRVLQDRKVAPLGAGEEQDIDVALICATHRDLKRLVEEKHFREDLFYRVNGISVMLPALRERDDFNALVGRLLARLDAPAMLLHDDLNRLLAGYHWPGNIRQLEMVLRTALAMREPGDTVLTLDHLPDSMLDELNASERPASGSIRENELELIRQSLDSHQGNVSAAADALGISRATLYRKLKQLRS from the coding sequence ATGACGCTAATAAAAACAACTTCCCCCAAGCTGCACCGTGAAGCCCGGCTGGCCCGGGAAAAACTCCATCTTGAGGGTGAAGTCCCCGATGGCGTGTTGCGGGCGGAAATCGATGCATCGTGGCGACGCAGCCTCAGCCATGGCGTGCATTTCAACAGCAAACATGAACTGGCGCTGGAATCGAGCGCGAGTCTCGACGTGCTGCTGGCGAACAATCGCCTGCTGATCGACGCGGCATTGCCGGCGATCGATTACCTGGCCGACCGCCAGGGCAAGGAAGGCCTGATCATCCTCGCCAACTCCGACGCGACCATCCTCGCGGTCGAAGGCCGCGCCGATCGCCTCAAGGGCAGCGGCCTGCAGGACATCACCCTTGGCGCCTGCTGGAGCGAAGCCGCTCGCGGCACCAACGCACTGGGCACCGCGCTGGTGGAAGCCCGGCCGACGATGATCGATTGCGGCGAGCATTACCTCGATCGCCTGACCGATTTCTCCTGCACCTCCGTGCCGATTTATTGCCCGCAAGGCGACATCCTCGGCGTCCTCGACCTGACCCGCGAAGGCCCGCTCGGCCGCGTTCACGACAGCACCGCGCTGTTGGCCATGGCGGTCAGCCAGATTGAAAGCCGGGTGTTCAACGCCAGTTTCCCCGACCAGATCGTGCTGGCGTTCCACAGCCGCCGGCAGTACCTCGAATCCCCTTGGCAGGGCTTGCTGGCGGTAAGCCTCGGCGGGCAGATTCTTGCGGTCAGCGCCCAGGCGTGTCAGTTGCTCCATGCCGAACGCTCGGCGCTGGTCGGTCGCCGTTGCGAAGAGTTTCTCGGCGTCGATGGCTTACAACTGTTGTCGCGTTTGCACCAGGGCGGCGTCGGCAGTTTGCAGACCGCCAAAGGCGAATTTTTCTATAAAACCCTGCGCGCACCGCAGCGCTCAATCAACGTCAGCACGCCGCCGCGCAGTCCGGCGAAAACCGCCAAACCTCAACCGGATCTCGATGCCCTGGCCGGCAGCAACGTCCGTTATGCCCGTGCCCTGCGCATGGCCCGTCAGGGGCTGGCCAACGAGTTGCCGGTGTTGCTGCTCGGTGAAACCGGCACCGGTAAGGAAATGATCGCGCGCGCCTTGCACATGGCCGGCAGCCGCTGCGACAAACCCTTTGTCGCGGTGAACTGCGCGGCGATTCCCGAAGGCCTGATCGAGTCGGAACTGTTCGGCTACCGTGAAGGCGCGTTCACCGGTTCCCGTCGCGGCGGCATGGTCGGGCGTCTGCAACAGGCCCATGGCGGTACGTTATTTCTCGACGAAATCGGCGACATGCCGCTGGCCTTGCAGGCGCGTCTGCTGCGCGTGTTGCAGGACCGTAAAGTCGCGCCTTTGGGCGCCGGTGAAGAACAGGACATCGACGTCGCCCTGATCTGCGCGACCCACCGCGACCTCAAGCGTCTGGTCGAAGAAAAACACTTCCGTGAAGACCTGTTCTATCGGGTCAACGGCATCAGCGTGATGTTGCCGGCCCTGCGCGAACGCGACGATTTCAACGCGCTGGTCGGTCGTCTGCTGGCCAGGCTAGATGCACCGGCCATGCTCCTGCATGACGACTTGAACCGCTTGCTCGCGGGTTACCACTGGCCGGGCAACATCCGCCAACTGGAAATGGTCTTGCGCACCGCGCTGGCCATGCGCGAACCGGGGGACACCGTCCTCACCCTCGATCATTTGCCCGACAGCATGCTCGACGAACTGAACGCCAGCGAGCGGCCGGCGTCCGGGAGCATTCGCGAAAACGAACTGGAGCTGATTCGCCAGTCCCTGGACAGCCATCAGGGCAACGTCTCGGCCGCCGCCGACGCCTTGGGCATCAGTCGCGCAACCTTGTACCGCAAGCTCAAACAGTTGCGTTCGTGA